A genomic region of Anaerolineales bacterium contains the following coding sequences:
- a CDS encoding CTP synthase translates to MTIKYIFVTGGVVSSVGKGVTTAAIGRLLKERGFSVAVQKLDPYINVDPGTMSPYQHGEVFVLNDGSETDLDLGHYERFVDINLSKVSTLTTGQVYAEVIAKERRGDYLGGTIQVIPQITDEIKRRVGMVPESTGAEIVLVEVGGTVGDIESLPFIEALRQIRSDVGRENVFYIHTTWLPHIGATNELKTKPTQHSVRELRSLGISPQMIIARADKTITPDLTEKIAKFCDVDRRGVVPVPTIDVMYEIPLLLERLGVADYIVDTLGLQARHKPDLTAWEAISKSAHKDKPTVRIALVGKYVELHDAYLSVKEALVHAGLALGVEVEIDWVHASEVEKGRGWDEIHAADGILVPGGFDSRGIEGKIAAAKYARENNVPYFGLCLGMQIMAIEFARNVLGYSEANSTEFDPASPYPVIDLMPDQRGIAEKGATMRLGVYPCQLQPGSVAAAAYGQPVVEERHRHRYEFNNTAREAFAEHGMRFSGTSPDDRLVEIIEVAEHPYMLGTQFHPEFLSRPTRPHPLFAAFVRAAAEKSGATLELAADILTK, encoded by the coding sequence ATGACGATTAAGTACATATTTGTTACCGGGGGCGTAGTAAGCTCCGTTGGCAAAGGCGTCACCACTGCCGCCATTGGGCGCCTCCTCAAAGAGCGTGGCTTCAGTGTCGCCGTGCAGAAGCTCGACCCCTACATCAACGTAGACCCCGGGACGATGAGCCCCTACCAGCACGGCGAAGTCTTTGTGCTCAATGACGGCTCCGAGACCGATCTCGACCTCGGCCATTACGAGCGCTTCGTAGATATCAACCTCTCCAAGGTCAGCACCCTCACCACCGGCCAGGTGTATGCCGAAGTCATCGCCAAGGAACGCCGCGGCGACTACCTGGGCGGCACCATCCAGGTCATCCCACAGATCACGGATGAGATCAAGCGCCGCGTCGGCATGGTGCCTGAGAGCACCGGAGCCGAAATCGTCCTTGTCGAGGTCGGCGGCACCGTCGGCGACATCGAGTCGCTGCCCTTCATCGAAGCGCTGCGCCAAATCCGCTCCGATGTCGGACGCGAGAACGTCTTCTACATCCACACCACTTGGCTGCCACACATCGGCGCCACCAACGAGCTCAAGACCAAGCCCACCCAGCACTCCGTGCGTGAGCTGCGTTCGCTCGGTATCTCGCCGCAAATGATTATCGCCCGCGCCGACAAGACCATCACGCCGGACCTCACCGAGAAGATTGCCAAGTTCTGCGATGTCGACCGCCGCGGCGTGGTGCCGGTGCCCACCATTGACGTCATGTACGAGATTCCGCTGCTGCTTGAGCGCCTGGGCGTGGCCGACTACATCGTCGATACGCTCGGCTTGCAAGCGCGCCACAAGCCAGACCTCACCGCCTGGGAGGCCATCAGCAAGTCGGCCCACAAAGACAAGCCCACCGTGCGCATCGCCCTGGTGGGCAAGTACGTGGAGCTGCATGATGCCTACCTCAGCGTCAAAGAGGCCCTCGTGCACGCCGGCCTCGCCCTCGGTGTTGAGGTTGAAATTGACTGGGTGCATGCCAGTGAAGTAGAGAAGGGCCGCGGCTGGGATGAGATCCATGCCGCTGACGGCATCCTGGTGCCCGGAGGCTTCGACAGCCGCGGCATCGAGGGCAAGATTGCCGCTGCCAAGTACGCCCGCGAAAACAACGTGCCGTACTTCGGCCTGTGCCTCGGCATGCAAATCATGGCCATTGAGTTTGCCCGCAACGTGCTCGGCTACAGCGAGGCCAATTCGACCGAGTTTGACCCGGCCTCGCCGTATCCTGTGATCGACCTCATGCCTGACCAGCGTGGCATCGCCGAAAAGGGCGCCACCATGCGCCTCGGCGTGTACCCCTGCCAGCTGCAGCCCGGCAGCGTGGCCGCCGCCGCCTACGGCCAGCCGGTCGTCGAGGAGCGCCACCGCCACCGCTATGAGTTCAACAACACCGCCCGCGAAGCCTTTGCCGAGCACGGCATGCGCTTCTCCGGCACCTCGCCGGATGACCGCCTCGTCGAGATCATCGAGGTCGCCGAGCACCCGTATATGCTCGGCACCCAGTTCCATCCTG
- a CDS encoding roadblock/LC7 domain-containing protein yields MSDSRSTQIVNRLRDLQASAPDIIASAVVTADGLSLASNLPSNVEEERVAAMSAAMLSLGERIAQELQRGNMEEVYIRGEEGLVLLTAIGRDAVLTTLARSEAKLGLMLLEMRRTAAELEPYVA; encoded by the coding sequence ATGTCTGATTCTCGCTCGACCCAAATTGTGAACCGCCTTCGGGATCTGCAAGCTTCAGCTCCAGACATCATCGCCTCGGCCGTCGTCACTGCAGACGGCCTTTCGCTTGCCTCTAATCTCCCCTCCAACGTAGAAGAAGAACGCGTGGCCGCCATGAGCGCCGCCATGCTCAGCCTGGGTGAACGCATTGCCCAGGAGTTGCAGCGCGGCAACATGGAGGAAGTCTACATTCGCGGCGAGGAGGGCCTCGTACTGCTCACCGCCATTGGGCGGGATGCGGTGCTCACCACCCTGGCGCGCAGCGAGGCCAAGCTGGGCCTCATGCTGCTGGAGATGCGGCGCACCGCCGCCGAACTGGAGCCTTATGTCGCATAG
- a CDS encoding HXXEE domain-containing protein, translating into MLAFLRKHWFELGLGLALAAFTAASRVASPLAKLLWLNLVALFLHQFEEYRWPGTFPGMLNTVMFASQQPDRYPLNANSAMIINVGVGWTSYLLAALAAERAIWLGIATMLVSLGNLLAHGILFNLRGKRFYNPGMLSALVLFGPLVAVFGQRIVAHAAASASDWLIGLSLGLVLNILGIFGLIDWLKDKHSRYRFPARMLE; encoded by the coding sequence ATGTTGGCATTTTTGCGCAAGCACTGGTTTGAGCTTGGCCTGGGGCTGGCGCTTGCTGCGTTTACCGCGGCAAGCCGCGTGGCGAGCCCGCTGGCGAAGCTGTTGTGGCTCAACCTAGTGGCTTTGTTTTTGCACCAGTTTGAGGAGTACCGCTGGCCGGGCACATTCCCTGGGATGCTCAACACGGTCATGTTCGCCAGCCAGCAACCCGACCGGTATCCGCTCAACGCCAACTCTGCCATGATTATTAACGTGGGCGTGGGCTGGACAAGCTATCTGCTAGCCGCCCTGGCGGCCGAGCGCGCCATCTGGCTGGGCATTGCTACCATGCTGGTCTCGTTGGGCAACCTGCTGGCGCATGGCATATTGTTCAATCTACGCGGCAAGCGCTTCTACAACCCCGGCATGCTTAGCGCACTGGTCTTGTTCGGCCCGCTGGTGGCCGTATTTGGCCAGCGCATCGTTGCGCACGCCGCGGCCAGTGCCAGTGACTGGCTGATTGGCCTTAGCTTGGGGCTGGTATTGAACATCCTAGGAATTTTTGGCCTGATTGATTGGCTCAAAGACAAGCACAGCCGCTATCGCTTCCCGGCGCGCATGCTGGAGTGA
- the pth gene encoding aminoacyl-tRNA hydrolase — protein sequence MFRKRTKDTESGNPPFLIVGLGNPGPEYRENRHNAGFMAVEKLAEDLGVKFAKVQNEAMVAQAGTGEGRIVLAKPRTFMNNSGVSVSQLVRFYKVPLEKLLVAFDDVDLPFETLRLRAEGSSGGQNGMKSIIQKLGSQEFARLRIGVGRPKGRMSTPNHVLQDFSRSEQQALPFVLKRASDAMQTFVSEGIVTAMNKFNGGE from the coding sequence ATGTTTCGAAAGCGCACAAAAGACACAGAGAGCGGCAACCCGCCCTTCTTGATCGTCGGTTTGGGGAACCCCGGGCCGGAGTACCGCGAAAACCGCCACAATGCCGGTTTCATGGCGGTGGAGAAGCTGGCCGAGGATCTGGGCGTCAAGTTTGCCAAGGTGCAGAACGAGGCGATGGTGGCGCAGGCTGGCACTGGCGAAGGGCGCATTGTGCTGGCCAAGCCGCGCACCTTTATGAATAACTCCGGCGTCTCGGTAAGCCAGTTGGTGCGCTTCTACAAGGTGCCGCTCGAAAAGCTGCTGGTGGCTTTCGACGATGTAGACCTGCCCTTTGAAACGCTGCGTCTGCGAGCGGAAGGCAGCTCCGGAGGACAGAACGGCATGAAGTCGATCATCCAAAAATTGGGCTCGCAGGAGTTTGCGCGTCTGCGCATTGGCGTCGGCCGCCCCAAGGGGCGCATGAGCACGCCCAACCATGTACTGCAAGACTTCTCGCGCAGCGAGCAGCAGGCGTTGCCCTTCGTGCTCAAGCGCGCCAGTGACGCCATGCAAACCTTCGTGAGCGAAGGCATTGTGACGGCGATGAACAAGTTCAACGGCGGCGAATGA
- the mfd gene encoding transcription-repair coupling factor produces the protein MSELLQRIQRQPAFQQLLANSRDGGPLAGNSPLQLGLMRSARLPLAAALAAASGRTVLLLTHRRDRALAHFEELAFWVPTLERLYFPEPSSLFYENAPWSETARRERLAALARLALPAEGAPVFLTVSARALMSRTLPPAEFAAAAQRLQRGARSQPAELAAQLARLGYEAAQNVIAPGQFARRGGILDLWPMQDELPARLEYFGDELDSLRRFDPATQRTINAIDELLIPPAREFVLGESLPEGLEARALTEFHLPLLHPEPAGLLDYLPADALILVDDLDALREQISELETQALQLRTENLAAGTLAVDYPAPYLSLSELEELLAERTLIELGPTLPIEDAHTVSGMFRPGPRFGGQLKPMLDQVERYLDAGDEVLIVSRQTPRLNDMWAERNYGTGNLADPQFAEGSLAEGWSLEAPGWSLGAAGAKEPRLHLLTDGEIFGWERPQARRQPRAESQAPEAGYVDLQNEELVVHIDHGIGIFRGLVEAKIEGNTREFLRVEYAGGDQLYVPVHQADRLSRYIGSRGETPTLNRLGGQEWRTTKSRVRRAVEAIAEDLLELYAKREMAQGHAFPPDSPWQYELEASFPYVETEDQLRVLAEVKEDMQNLRPMDRLVCGDAGYGKTEIALRAAFKAVMDGKQVAMLVPTTVLAQQHYETFRQRLAAFPVRIEMLSRFRDAKQQQDTIRKLAAGEMDIVIGTHRLVQADVKFKDLGLVIIDEEQRFGVAHKEHLKKLRTEVDVLTMTATPIPRTLYMALTGVRDISTISTPPEERLPIVTHVGPYSEQLVRRAVLRELDRGGQIFFVHNRVHSIEAMRAHLQRVVPEVRIGVAHGQMAEGQLAARMNEFSRGEIDLLLTTTIIESGLDIPNANTLIVDRADAFGLAQLYQLRGRVGRGAQRAYAYFFRHAENGLTDEGRQRLETIAENTQHGAGFSVAMRDLEIRGAGDLLGVRQHGLIASVGFHLYTRLLSKAVDDIKRAGGFGAEAGALSVTLYHPLINVDLPIEVGIPANYVSDKAMRLKLYRRLADIHDVSEIEALKEEFRDRFGPPPAEVQNLLFQLQVRVLAERTGLTTINVENKQLALRFPPPRKKDKPMEFGALPAGTRTSKNTVWLNNLDSVDWRQRLLSLLEALVEQHALRALVRQEPHEQAQ, from the coding sequence ATGAGCGAATTGCTGCAGCGCATCCAACGCCAGCCGGCTTTCCAGCAGCTGCTGGCGAATAGCCGTGACGGCGGCCCCCTAGCGGGCAACAGCCCGCTACAACTGGGGCTGATGCGTTCGGCGCGCCTGCCGCTGGCGGCCGCCTTGGCAGCGGCCAGCGGGCGCACGGTGCTGCTGCTGACCCACCGGCGTGACCGCGCCCTAGCCCACTTTGAGGAACTCGCTTTCTGGGTGCCCACACTGGAACGCCTGTACTTCCCCGAACCCAGCTCGCTGTTCTATGAGAATGCACCGTGGAGCGAAACAGCGCGGCGCGAACGCCTGGCCGCGCTGGCGCGCTTGGCCTTGCCGGCAGAGGGCGCGCCCGTCTTTCTAACGGTCAGCGCACGCGCGCTGATGTCACGCACGCTGCCACCCGCCGAGTTTGCCGCGGCGGCGCAACGCCTGCAGCGCGGGGCGCGTAGCCAGCCAGCCGAGCTGGCGGCGCAGTTGGCGCGCCTGGGCTACGAGGCGGCACAGAACGTGATCGCCCCCGGGCAGTTTGCACGCCGCGGTGGCATCTTGGATCTGTGGCCGATGCAAGACGAGCTGCCGGCGCGCCTGGAATACTTTGGCGATGAGCTGGACAGCCTGCGCCGTTTCGACCCGGCCACGCAGCGCACGATCAACGCAATTGACGAGCTGCTGATCCCGCCGGCGCGCGAGTTCGTTCTCGGCGAAAGCCTGCCTGAGGGGCTGGAAGCGCGCGCCCTCACCGAGTTTCATCTTCCGCTACTGCACCCTGAACCCGCTGGCCTGCTGGACTATCTGCCCGCGGATGCGCTGATCCTTGTGGATGATCTGGACGCGCTGCGCGAGCAGATCAGCGAGCTGGAGACCCAGGCGCTACAGTTGCGCACCGAGAACCTGGCCGCTGGCACGCTGGCGGTGGACTACCCTGCCCCGTATCTCTCACTCTCTGAGCTGGAAGAGCTGCTGGCTGAGCGCACCCTGATCGAGCTCGGCCCCACCCTGCCCATCGAAGACGCACATACGGTGAGCGGCATGTTCCGCCCCGGGCCACGCTTTGGCGGCCAGCTCAAGCCGATGCTGGATCAGGTGGAACGCTACCTGGACGCGGGCGATGAGGTGCTCATCGTCTCACGCCAAACGCCGCGCCTCAACGATATGTGGGCCGAGCGCAACTACGGCACCGGCAACCTGGCCGACCCGCAGTTTGCCGAGGGCAGCCTGGCCGAGGGCTGGAGCCTGGAGGCACCAGGCTGGAGCCTGGGTGCGGCGGGAGCGAAGGAGCCGCGCCTGCACCTGCTCACAGATGGCGAGATCTTTGGCTGGGAGCGCCCGCAAGCGCGCCGCCAGCCGCGCGCCGAGAGCCAGGCGCCTGAGGCTGGCTATGTAGACCTGCAGAATGAAGAGCTGGTGGTGCACATTGACCACGGCATCGGTATCTTCCGCGGACTGGTGGAAGCCAAGATCGAAGGCAACACGCGTGAATTCTTGCGCGTGGAATACGCCGGCGGGGATCAGCTGTATGTACCCGTACACCAGGCTGACCGGCTGAGCCGCTACATTGGCTCACGCGGCGAGACGCCCACGTTGAACCGCCTGGGCGGCCAGGAATGGCGCACCACCAAATCACGCGTGCGCCGGGCGGTGGAAGCCATCGCCGAAGACTTGCTGGAGCTGTACGCCAAGCGCGAGATGGCGCAAGGACACGCCTTCCCGCCGGATTCACCCTGGCAGTATGAGTTGGAAGCCAGCTTCCCCTACGTGGAAACTGAAGACCAACTGCGTGTGCTGGCCGAGGTGAAGGAAGATATGCAAAACCTGCGCCCGATGGACCGCCTGGTGTGCGGTGATGCAGGCTACGGCAAGACCGAGATTGCGCTGCGGGCGGCCTTCAAGGCGGTGATGGACGGCAAGCAGGTGGCCATGCTGGTGCCCACTACCGTGCTGGCACAGCAACACTACGAGACCTTCCGCCAACGGTTGGCGGCCTTCCCGGTGCGCATCGAGATGCTCTCGCGCTTTAGAGATGCCAAGCAGCAGCAGGACACCATTCGCAAACTGGCAGCGGGCGAGATGGACATTGTCATCGGCACGCACCGCCTGGTGCAGGCCGACGTCAAGTTCAAAGACCTCGGCCTGGTCATCATCGATGAAGAGCAACGCTTCGGCGTGGCGCACAAGGAGCACCTCAAGAAGCTGCGTACCGAAGTGGACGTGCTGACGATGACAGCAACACCCATCCCACGCACGCTGTACATGGCGCTAACCGGGGTACGTGACATCTCGACCATCAGCACCCCGCCAGAGGAGCGCCTGCCGATCGTCACCCACGTTGGCCCGTACTCTGAGCAACTGGTGCGGCGCGCCGTGTTGCGTGAGCTGGACCGCGGCGGCCAGATCTTCTTTGTGCACAACCGTGTGCACAGTATTGAGGCGATGCGCGCACATTTGCAGCGCGTAGTGCCTGAAGTGCGTATTGGCGTGGCGCACGGCCAGATGGCCGAGGGCCAACTGGCGGCGCGCATGAACGAGTTCTCGCGCGGCGAGATCGATCTGCTGCTGACCACCACCATCATCGAATCCGGTCTGGATATTCCCAACGCCAACACGCTCATCGTAGACCGGGCGGATGCCTTCGGCCTGGCGCAGCTGTACCAGCTGCGCGGGCGCGTGGGCCGCGGCGCGCAACGCGCCTATGCCTACTTCTTCCGCCATGCGGAGAACGGGCTGACCGACGAAGGCCGCCAGCGCCTGGAAACGATTGCCGAGAATACGCAGCACGGCGCGGGCTTCTCCGTGGCGATGCGTGACCTCGAAATTCGTGGCGCCGGCGACCTGCTGGGCGTGCGCCAGCACGGGCTGATCGCCTCGGTGGGCTTCCATTTGTATACGCGCCTGCTCTCCAAGGCGGTGGATGACATTAAACGTGCTGGCGGCTTTGGCGCTGAGGCCGGTGCACTGAGCGTGACTTTGTATCACCCGCTGATCAACGTAGACCTGCCCATCGAGGTGGGCATTCCGGCCAACTATGTCAGCGATAAGGCCATGCGCCTAAAGCTGTACCGCCGCCTGGCCGATATTCACGATGTGAGCGAGATCGAGGCGCTGAAGGAAGAGTTCCGTGACCGCTTTGGCCCGCCACCCGCAGAAGTGCAGAACCTGCTGTTCCAACTGCAGGTGCGCGTACTGGCGGAGCGCACCGGGCTTACGACAATTAACGTTGAAAACAAACAGCTGGCGCTGCGCTTCCCGCCGCCACGCAAAAAAGATAAACCGATGGAATTCGGCGCGCTGCCCGCGGGCACGCGCACCAGCAAGAACACGGTGTGGCTCAACAACCTGGACTCGGTAGATTGGCGGCAGCGCTTGCTGAGCCTGCTGGAGGCGCTGGTGGAGCAGCACGCTCTGCGGGCGCTGGTGCGCCAAGAGCCGCACGAACAAGCGCAATAA
- a CDS encoding YceI family protein: MNRRTTIVIAAMAVGALIFFGALAVYVLRPSAAPSGELTAIPVLVSPQVQAAETQPSAAAGGQPAVAEGSLVFELAADESQARFIINEVLNGADKTVVGVTNAVAAQILIDPASPAGVQLGTVQVNARTFLTDSGSRNRAIQNFILQTDRYELVTFVPHTYSGLPASIAVGDSFSFQISGDLTIRDITTPVTFDVSVTVESENRISGLASTTINRASYDLVIPNAPGVASVEETVILELEFVALVQ, from the coding sequence ATGAATCGTCGAACAACAATTGTGATTGCTGCTATGGCCGTGGGTGCGCTGATATTCTTTGGCGCATTGGCTGTCTATGTGTTGCGCCCCTCGGCCGCGCCGAGCGGTGAGCTTACCGCCATCCCGGTGTTGGTTTCGCCGCAGGTGCAGGCCGCCGAGACGCAACCCAGCGCGGCTGCCGGCGGCCAGCCCGCGGTGGCCGAAGGCAGCCTCGTTTTTGAGCTTGCCGCCGATGAAAGCCAGGCGCGCTTTATCATCAACGAGGTGCTCAATGGCGCCGACAAGACGGTGGTGGGCGTGACCAATGCGGTGGCCGCCCAGATCCTGATCGACCCGGCCAGCCCGGCGGGCGTGCAGTTGGGCACCGTACAGGTCAATGCGCGCACCTTCCTTACCGATAGCGGTAGCCGCAACCGGGCCATCCAGAACTTCATCCTGCAGACCGATCGCTACGAATTGGTGACTTTTGTGCCGCACACCTATAGCGGGCTGCCAGCCAGCATTGCGGTTGGCGATAGCTTCAGCTTTCAGATCAGCGGCGACTTGACCATTCGTGACATCACCACCCCGGTCACCTTTGATGTCAGCGTGACGGTCGAATCGGAGAACCGCATCAGCGGCCTGGCCAGCACCACCATCAACCGGGCCAGCTACGACCTGGTGATCCCGAACGCGCCTGGCGTGGCTTCGGTGGAGGAAACCGTAATCCTCGAGCTTGAGTTCGTAGCGCTGGTACAATAG
- a CDS encoding SDR family oxidoreductase translates to MKIQGKVFVVTGAGSGIGRSLTLAMLKGGAKVAAVDINEANLKETASLANAGTSLSTHVVDISNRQQIEALRPAVVEAHGVVDGVVNNAGIIQPFIPLQDLDYGAIERVLNINLYGTIYMVKTFLPELLKRPEAHIVNVSSMGGFFPFPGQTLYGASKAAVKLLTEGLYAELLDTQVNVSVVFPGAIATNITKNSGVGNLGAEEAGDSKLPMTSPEVAAQTIIGAIEKNKFQAYIGKDAALMNILYKFNPRGATHFIQKQMKGMLPK, encoded by the coding sequence ATGAAAATTCAAGGCAAAGTGTTTGTCGTAACGGGGGCGGGCAGCGGTATTGGGCGCTCCCTCACCTTGGCCATGCTCAAAGGCGGCGCCAAGGTGGCTGCGGTAGACATTAACGAGGCCAACCTGAAGGAAACCGCTAGCCTGGCCAACGCGGGCACTTCGCTCTCCACGCATGTGGTCGATATCTCAAACCGCCAGCAGATCGAAGCGCTGCGCCCCGCGGTGGTTGAGGCGCACGGCGTGGTGGATGGTGTCGTCAACAATGCCGGTATCATCCAGCCCTTTATTCCTCTGCAGGACCTAGACTACGGTGCCATTGAGCGTGTGCTCAACATCAACCTGTACGGCACCATCTACATGGTCAAAACCTTCCTGCCCGAGCTGCTCAAGCGCCCCGAAGCGCACATCGTCAATGTGTCCAGCATGGGTGGCTTCTTCCCCTTCCCGGGCCAGACGCTCTACGGAGCCTCGAAAGCGGCCGTGAAGTTGCTGACCGAAGGCTTGTATGCGGAACTGCTGGATACGCAAGTCAACGTCTCGGTGGTATTCCCTGGGGCGATTGCCACCAACATCACCAAGAATTCCGGCGTGGGCAACCTCGGTGCCGAGGAGGCAGGTGACTCCAAGCTGCCGATGACCTCGCCTGAGGTGGCCGCCCAAACCATCATCGGCGCCATTGAGAAGAACAAATTCCAAGCCTATATTGGCAAGGATGCCGCTTTGATGAACATTCTGTACAAGTTCAATCCGCGCGGCGCCACGCACTTCATCCAGAAGCAAATGAAGGGCATGCTGCCGAAGTAA
- a CDS encoding AAA family ATPase, producing MTRSIVVMGVSGAGKSHIGRALAQACGLPFLEGDNFHPADNIAKMQSGHALTDADRAPWLAALNQALQEHHARGQAVVLACSALKAAYRQQLQQGGVQLRLVYLQASPERLRQRVEGRRTHFMPASLLQSQFDALEEPSDAIVVDALLPADDIIATLLAQLPS from the coding sequence ATGACGCGCAGCATCGTGGTGATGGGCGTGTCTGGCGCGGGCAAGAGCCACATTGGGCGCGCGCTGGCTCAGGCGTGCGGGCTGCCATTCTTGGAAGGCGATAACTTCCACCCCGCAGACAATATTGCCAAAATGCAAAGCGGCCACGCGCTGACGGATGCCGACCGTGCCCCGTGGCTGGCGGCATTGAATCAGGCACTGCAAGAGCACCACGCCCGCGGCCAGGCGGTGGTGCTGGCCTGCTCAGCCTTGAAAGCAGCCTACCGCCAACAACTGCAGCAGGGTGGGGTGCAGCTGCGTTTGGTTTACCTGCAGGCCAGCCCAGAGCGGTTGCGCCAGCGCGTAGAGGGCCGCCGCACCCACTTCATGCCCGCCAGCCTGCTGCAAAGCCAGTTTGATGCACTTGAAGAGCCTAGTGACGCCATCGTGGTGGATGCGCTCTTGCCGGCGGATGACATCATCGCCACCCTGCTCGCTCAACTCCCCAGCTAA
- a CDS encoding glycosyltransferase family 2 protein has translation MPPSTATPPLVSVIIPTYNRAAMVQQAIASVLAQTFTDFECIVVDDGSPDDTAAALQPLVAAGRIRYVRQANAGLSAARNHGIREARGAYITFLDDDDLYEPGKLAQQAAYLDAHPDAMLVHCWFTKFSEQEANLGLRKPDWFQGQLYPAILSYWRMLMATPCVMLRREVFDVIGGFDESLRYAEDLDMWRRVARHYAFYIVPASLVRIRQQVSSMSSDKTQSAAHFRIMLEKAFADDPALSAATRRQALAAMYISVAQNLLGEGGRAEIGIARQHLRSAIGLRPWAPAAWLTLAASLMPRGVRAALADTLRRLRFSRAS, from the coding sequence ATGCCTCCTTCCACCGCCACGCCCCCCTTGGTCAGTGTCATCATCCCCACCTACAACCGGGCGGCGATGGTGCAGCAGGCGATTGCCAGCGTGCTGGCGCAAACCTTCACAGACTTTGAGTGCATCGTGGTGGATGATGGCTCGCCGGATGACACCGCCGCGGCCTTGCAGCCGTTGGTCGCCGCGGGCCGCATCCGCTATGTGCGCCAGGCTAATGCTGGGCTCTCCGCGGCGCGCAATCACGGCATCCGCGAGGCACGCGGCGCCTACATCACCTTCCTGGATGATGACGATCTCTATGAGCCGGGCAAGCTTGCCCAGCAGGCCGCTTATCTGGACGCGCACCCCGATGCCATGCTGGTGCACTGTTGGTTTACCAAGTTTAGTGAGCAAGAAGCCAATCTCGGCTTGCGCAAGCCGGATTGGTTCCAAGGCCAGCTCTATCCCGCCATCCTTTCGTATTGGCGCATGCTCATGGCCACCCCGTGTGTCATGCTGCGCCGTGAAGTCTTCGATGTCATCGGCGGCTTTGATGAAAGCCTGCGCTACGCTGAAGATCTAGATATGTGGCGGCGCGTGGCGCGGCATTATGCTTTTTACATCGTGCCGGCCAGCCTGGTGCGTATCCGCCAGCAGGTCAGCAGCATGTCCAGCGATAAAACCCAGTCTGCGGCGCACTTCCGCATCATGCTGGAAAAAGCCTTTGCCGATGACCCGGCGCTATCCGCCGCCACCCGCCGCCAGGCGCTGGCCGCCATGTACATCTCCGTAGCCCAGAACCTGCTGGGCGAGGGCGGGCGCGCCGAAATTGGCATTGCGCGCCAACACCTGCGCAGCGCCATCGGGCTGCGCCCGTGGGCGCCGGCGGCTTGGCTCACCTTGGCCGCCAGCCTGATGCCGCGCGGCGTACGCGCCGCCTTGGCGGACACGCTGCGCCGTTTGCGTTTCAGCCGGGCTTCGTAA
- a CDS encoding LCP family protein: protein MKSAWLSFLLLPALLLGACAPGRATATAALGTPTPTPFLPAGPAGELPTPWVDKGGEAEPHLEDVGFGDFPGPTEASDIEIPPQMGKLPQPEGQINILILGSDQRPSDGGFRTDVIELLTINSADKTVTLTSFPRDLYVYHPGWRITRINAGMQRGGFEMMANTFAYNFGVKPDYYILINFSGFERMIDTLGGVDVQVGRALWDEREGPGDYSVPSGRVHMDGETALWYVRSRGTTSDYDRGRRHQEMIAAIFERLVSLNALTRIPELHTQYKDMVQTNIGLAQILGWVPVASAVRDTQAIQRYSVGPDDVTPFRNSVGSAVLIPNAERVRRILLQALSSPESSAAGAP from the coding sequence ATGAAATCTGCCTGGCTCTCCTTCCTGCTTCTGCCCGCGCTGCTGCTCGGCGCCTGCGCCCCCGGCCGCGCCACCGCCACGGCGGCCTTGGGCACCCCCACGCCCACGCCGTTCCTGCCGGCTGGCCCGGCTGGCGAGCTGCCCACTCCCTGGGTGGATAAAGGCGGCGAGGCCGAGCCGCACCTGGAGGATGTGGGCTTTGGTGATTTCCCTGGCCCCACCGAGGCCTCAGATATCGAGATCCCGCCGCAGATGGGCAAGCTGCCCCAACCGGAAGGCCAGATCAATATCCTCATCCTGGGCAGTGATCAGCGCCCCAGTGACGGCGGCTTTCGTACAGATGTGATCGAGTTGCTCACCATCAACAGCGCCGATAAGACTGTTACGCTCACCTCCTTCCCGCGTGATCTCTACGTCTATCACCCGGGCTGGCGTATCACGCGCATCAATGCCGGCATGCAGCGCGGTGGCTTTGAGATGATGGCGAATACCTTCGCCTACAATTTTGGCGTCAAGCCCGACTATTACATTTTGATCAACTTCAGTGGCTTTGAGCGCATGATCGACACCCTGGGTGGCGTGGATGTGCAAGTGGGCCGCGCCCTGTGGGATGAACGTGAAGGCCCCGGCGATTACAGCGTGCCCTCGGGGCGCGTGCACATGGATGGCGAAACCGCCCTGTGGTACGTGCGCTCACGCGGCACCACCAGTGACTACGATCGCGGCCGCCGCCATCAGGAAATGATCGCGGCGATCTTCGAGCGCCTGGTCAGCCTCAACGCGCTCACGCGCATTCCTGAGCTGCATACGCAATACAAAGATATGGTGCAAACCAACATTGGCCTGGCGCAGATCCTCGGCTGGGTGCCGGTGGCCAGCGCCGTGCGCGACACGCAGGCGATCCAGCGCTACTCAGTAGGGCCGGATGATGTCACCCCGTTCCGCAACAGTGTGGGCAGCGCCGTGCTCATCCCCAATGCCGAGCGCGTGCGCCGCATTTTGCTGCAAGCGCTTAGCTCGCCAGAATCCAGCGCGGCCGGCGCGCCCTAG